GCGCATAAAGATCACCAAATTTATAAGCAATGATAGCATGAACAACAACTCCACCAATACCGATCGCAAAGTTTCCTGTGACTGCATATGCGATCGCTCCTGTAAATGTCATATGCCAGATATTCCAAATATCAATATTAACTGTTTTTGTAAGTTTTAATACTAACATGATAATGTTGACTAAGATCGCGACTGGAATCGCAACAGTTGCGATACTTGATGCCCATGTGATTGGGGACATTCCTGGCCATCCAAGGTCTACAACACTCATGCTTAATCCAAAGTTTTTAGACATCTGCTGTGCAGCTGGTCCAAGGTTCGCGTTCATCATGTCTACGATCAGTCCTAATCCTACAAAACCCACACCAACCATCAAACCTGCACGAACCGCTTTACCAATTTTTACTCCTACGATAATACTTAAGATCGCAATTACAAGTGGAAGCATTGCGGACGCTCCCATATCAATGATGTAATTGATCATATCTCCAAAAATTCCCATGTTTGTCTCTCCCTTTTTTTTGATTTTATTCTATATTTTTACATATATCTTTATAAAAAAACCATTTTAAAATAAACGTTTCAAATAAATTTTATATTCATTTCTTATGTCTTTTTAAAATGGTCTCTTACGTCTAGTCTTTTCTTTCATCTTACTTATTTAATACTTCAAGAATCTTAGCTTTTGTCTTATCTACACCTAATCCTGATACAAATGGCATTCCTGTAATAAGAGGTACTCCAAAGTCTCTTTTTACCTTTGATGTTGTCACGATCAGATCTGCTGGAAGATTAGATGCGATCTCTGAAATTCTTACCTGTGCGATTTCGATATCAATGTTATTTTCTTTTGCTAATTCTACGATTGCGTTTGCTGCGATTGTTGATGTTGCGACTGCTCCTCCACATGCTACGATTACTTTCTTCTTCATAATTATATATTCTCCTTTTCTTTGATGATTTCGATGATTTCTTTTGCGTCTTTTGCTTTGATTAATTTCTTTAATACTTCCTGATCCTGAAGGACTGCCAAGATTGCCTGTAATAATTCAAGATGTCCTTTCTCATCAACTGCCAGCATGAAAATGACTTGTGCATTTACATATTCATCATCCGTTCCCATCTCTACAAATTCGACTGGTTGTTTTAATGTTGCGATTGCAATTCCTTTTTTGTTTACATGGCTTACGTCTGTATGTGGAATTGCGACTCCTTTTTCTCCTGTATTGATTCCTGTTGGAAATTCAGCTTCACGATCTTTTAAAGCCTGCACATAACTTTCTTTGCAATACCCTTGTTTTACAAGTTTTCCTCCGAGTGCTTCAAAAATGTCATCGCTTGATTTTGCTTCGAGTCCCGGTATGATCAGTTCTTCCTTCAGCTTTTCCCAAACCATTTTTGTGACTCCTCCTTTTTTCTCTTTTCTACTCTATTTTTTGTTACTTTGAAGTGACGTCCTTTCGATGGTTTTATTATATTATGGTTGCAAAGAAAAAAACAGTCAAAAGACTTTCCTTGATTTTTGC
The sequence above is drawn from the Anaerostipes hadrus ATCC 29173 = JCM 17467 genome and encodes:
- the gatB gene encoding PTS galactitol transporter subunit IIB, with product MKKKVIVACGGAVATSTIAANAIVELAKENNIDIEIAQVRISEIASNLPADLIVTTSKVKRDFGVPLITGMPFVSGLGVDKTKAKILEVLNK
- a CDS encoding PTS sugar transporter subunit IIA; the encoded protein is MVWEKLKEELIIPGLEAKSSDDIFEALGGKLVKQGYCKESYVQALKDREAEFPTGINTGEKGVAIPHTDVSHVNKKGIAIATLKQPVEFVEMGTDDEYVNAQVIFMLAVDEKGHLELLQAILAVLQDQEVLKKLIKAKDAKEIIEIIKEKENI